One window from the genome of Bacillus weihaiensis encodes:
- a CDS encoding FtsK/SpoIIIE domain-containing protein has protein sequence MKSAIVTDLGLVPLSEVSTQKQQQKEKITEISSIVQRIAETQKEMNVEKLQSPWLPPLESRLYLIKEEEQKERSTIVFAMIDEPEKQSQTNYPYQIIEDGNIGVFGSSGYGKTTTLLTLLLGIARRYSPEEIHYYLMDFGNGGLLPLKQLPHTADYFLIDQERKMEKFMNILKEEIARRKQLFQKQEVSSIKMYNALSEKQLPLLYLVIDNFDIVKEEMLDLEQQLNQFARDGQSLGIYLMLTATRINSVRQSLMNNLKTKIVHYLMDQTEAYTMLGRLEFAPEAIPGRAIIKQESAYFSQVYLPTEGNDDFEQMANVKAEVHELKDVYAHVDKPQAVPMLPTELNIVSFAAYYEKKKGLLPIGLDEEQVTPVYVNFLKVKHCIVLGQAQKGKNEHTKSIYPYGIRARSRSTRCV, from the coding sequence ATGAAGTCCGCCATTGTGACGGATCTTGGCTTAGTGCCATTATCAGAGGTTTCGACCCAAAAACAGCAACAAAAAGAAAAAATAACGGAAATCTCTTCTATTGTCCAAAGAATAGCAGAAACACAAAAAGAGATGAACGTTGAAAAGCTTCAAAGCCCGTGGCTTCCACCTCTTGAATCGAGATTGTATCTAATAAAAGAGGAGGAGCAAAAGGAAAGGTCGACGATTGTATTCGCAATGATTGACGAGCCTGAAAAGCAAAGTCAAACGAATTATCCATACCAGATCATTGAAGATGGGAACATTGGGGTGTTTGGTTCATCAGGCTATGGTAAAACAACAACTTTACTTACTTTACTTTTAGGGATAGCTAGAAGGTATTCGCCAGAAGAGATTCATTATTATTTGATGGACTTTGGAAATGGTGGATTATTGCCTCTTAAGCAGCTCCCACATACAGCAGATTATTTCTTAATCGATCAAGAACGTAAGATGGAGAAGTTCATGAATATCCTAAAAGAAGAGATTGCGAGAAGAAAGCAATTATTTCAAAAGCAAGAGGTAAGTTCGATCAAGATGTATAACGCATTAAGTGAAAAACAGCTACCTCTCCTCTATTTAGTTATTGATAATTTTGACATCGTGAAAGAAGAGATGCTAGACCTTGAACAACAGTTAAACCAGTTTGCAAGGGACGGCCAATCTCTCGGTATATACCTCATGCTCACAGCAACAAGAATTAATTCTGTACGTCAATCGTTAATGAATAATTTAAAAACGAAAATCGTCCATTATCTAATGGATCAAACAGAGGCTTATACGATGTTAGGAAGACTTGAATTTGCTCCGGAAGCAATTCCTGGCCGAGCCATTATAAAGCAGGAATCAGCCTACTTTTCACAGGTGTATCTACCTACTGAAGGGAACGATGACTTTGAGCAAATGGCGAATGTGAAGGCAGAGGTTCATGAGCTAAAAGATGTTTATGCACATGTGGATAAACCACAAGCCGTACCTATGTTACCAACAGAGCTGAATATCGTTTCTTTTGCTGCCTATTATGAAAAGAAAAAGGGATTACTTCCTATCGGGCTGGATGAAGAACAAGTCACACCTGTTTATGTGAATTTTCTTAAAGTAAAGCATTGTATCGTTCTCGGTCAGGCACAAAAAGGAAAAAACGAACACACTAAAAGCATTTATCCATACGGCATTAGAGCAAGAAGTAGATCAACTCGGTGTGTTTGA
- a CDS encoding FtsK/SpoIIIE N-terminal domain-containing protein — translation MNILWIFHQEAYQKLEWKQIQKQQVTIGSELEHTVTFQTYPKKEEPITIRKEEEGFSFHVGSSQTRKLEPLKAYKINIENEQFTLYLSQQKVEKQIYYIGHLPELSFSTRRMHNPLSLNKQMRG, via the coding sequence ATGAATATTCTTTGGATTTTTCATCAAGAAGCATATCAGAAATTAGAATGGAAACAAATACAAAAACAACAAGTTACAATTGGCTCGGAATTAGAACATACTGTTACCTTTCAAACCTATCCAAAAAAAGAAGAACCAATCACTATTCGTAAGGAGGAGGAGGGGTTTTCATTCCATGTGGGTTCCTCCCAAACTCGAAAGTTGGAGCCCCTCAAAGCATATAAGATCAACATTGAAAATGAGCAGTTCACCCTTTATTTAAGTCAACAAAAAGTAGAGAAGCAAATTTACTATATAGGACATCTGCCTGAACTGTCCTTCTCGACAAGGAGGATGCACAATCCACTTTCTTTAAACAAGCAGATGAGGGGATGA